A DNA window from Hymenobacter sp. APR13 contains the following coding sequences:
- a CDS encoding replication/maintenance protein RepL, which translates to MKLSDFERNRTNPFLDKALDEVQISRKYKTATRTGESAMLQAFDPKTGEILGHTMFIREIEVDEEKFTKLYLSQFESFWELSKPAIRVFGYIMQKMRPKSDKLEFFIDECMEYTQYKSIKPIYAALASLIEAKILARGYNENVYFINPMIMFNGDRVSFVRSYVKKKRLKQGDPQQLSVFDAIPPFNIG; encoded by the coding sequence GTGAAACTTTCCGATTTTGAACGAAACAGAACTAATCCCTTCTTAGATAAGGCATTAGACGAGGTGCAAATCTCTCGCAAGTACAAGACCGCAACTCGCACTGGCGAGAGCGCAATGCTGCAAGCATTCGACCCCAAAACAGGCGAGATTTTGGGCCATACTATGTTCATTCGGGAGATAGAGGTGGACGAAGAAAAATTCACCAAGCTCTATTTAAGTCAATTCGAGAGCTTTTGGGAGCTTTCCAAGCCTGCTATTAGGGTTTTTGGGTACATCATGCAGAAAATGAGGCCCAAATCTGACAAGCTGGAATTCTTCATCGATGAGTGCATGGAATACACCCAGTACAAGAGCATCAAGCCCATTTACGCCGCGCTCGCCAGCCTGATAGAAGCAAAAATTCTTGCCAGGGGCTACAATGAGAATGTATACTTCATCAACCCCATGATAATGTTCAATGGGGACCGAGTAAGCTTTGTGCGCAGCTACGTCAAAAAGAAGAGGTTAAAGCAGGGTGACCCACAACAATTGTCGGTATTTGATGCCATTCCCCCATTCAACATAGGCTGA